The window CCGAGGTGATCCGGCACGTCCTCCGAAGGCGCATTCCGGACTCAGGCAATCGTCTGACGACCTCCCTGGGTTGGGCATCGGACCGTGCCAGATCGCGAGTTGGGAACACGGGTGACCAGGGCATTCCCGGCCCATCTGCGCCGGGGCTGGCCAATCCCCACGCTCGTATATTAGGCATCCTACCCCCTCTATTTTGGGATATTAGATTGAGGGACAGGGCGGCCACCCCCTCATCTTTTGGTATAAAGTCCGAATCTCTCGGAGAGTAGGGGTGCCTGGGAACATCTGGGCCTCCTGGGCGCTGGCAGGCCATCTTGCCCTTTCCTGGCCGGGTCTGTGGGGTGCTCTGGCGTCGGCTCTGGCAGTGGGGTACGTGGGTCTTCCGGGGTGCGGCGCGGGTGGGTGTGAGGGTCGGCGCGGCGCGGCGGTGGGTGTCCGGCGGAGCGGCTGGCCTGGGGTGCGGTGCGGGTGGTCTGCTCTGGGGTCTGCGGCGGAACTGAGAGACGGTGCGTTCCTGGCATGGGGTCTGCGGCGGCGCGGGGGGACGTGGAAGATCACCCGACCAGTCACCGCGCTTCGCGCGGCCAGGGGAGGCATGACAGGAATCGCAGAACCGGGAGCGTTGTTCGGGGTGGGTGACATTCACGCGGGCGTGTTGGGTGGGGTGACGTTCGATCCGGGCGCGGTGGTTCGCTCGCTCCGTCCGGGGGTGGACGCGGAGCAGGTTCGCGTGGCGCTTGGTCGGTTCACGCCGCAGCAACTGAATGTGATTCATCACGTCGTCAATTCGGCGCGGAACGTGATGGTCGTCGCGAAGGCCGGCAGTGGGAAGTCCACGGTCCTTCGGACGGTCGCGCAGGTGTTGCCGGGCGGGTTGGAGGTCGGGGCGTTCGCGCTGAACCGGTCGATCGCGCAGGAGTTGCGCGGCGCACTCCCGAGGGACGTGCAGGTGTCCACCTTCCATGCGTTCGGTCGGCGGCTCGTCGAGGAGCACTGCCCGGTGCAGGCGACCTTCGCGGAGTGGAAGCGACTGAACATCGTGAAGTCGGTTCTGAAGGAGGCGGGCGTGTACTCGCGCGGCGTGGCGAAGTCCCTCATGACCCTGGTGCGTCTGTCGATGGTGCACATCGCCAACTCGTCGGAGGCCGTCCTCGCTCTCGCGGCGGAGCAGGCGTTCGAATTCCCGGACAGCCTGGACGTGGTCGGTGCGGTCCGCACGGTGCAGGACCGGGCGCTCGCAGATTTCCGGGAGCGGGGTCACTTCGATTACGACGACATGCTGCACCTCCCCCTGAAATTGGGCTACGGCTTCGAGTCGCTGGACGTGGCGCTCGTGGATGAAGCGCAGGACTTCTCCCGACTTCAGCACCGGCCGGTCCGGCACGTCGTGGGTCGCCGGGGGCGTGTGGTGTTCGTGGGCGATGACTCGCAGGCGATCTACGGGTTCAGCGGCGCGGACAGGGGCGGACTCGACCGGGCGGCGCAGGTGTTCGACGCGGTGACCCTCCCGCTGACCGTGACGTTCCGCTGCCCGGCCTCGCACGTGGAGTTGGCGTCGGCGTTCAGTGACGGCATCGAGGCGGCGCCGGGCGCGGCGGACGGCGAGGTGCGGCGCGTGACGGAAGAGGACCTGCTGGGCGAGTTGCGTCCCGGTGATCTGGTGATGTGCCGGCGCAACGCACCGATGCTGAGTCTGGCCATGCGGGCGGCGCAGGAGGGCGTGCCGGTTGAGGTGCTGGGGCATGACATCGTCAAGGCGATGGAGGGGCACGTGCGCCGCTGCTTCGCGTACTCGTTCGCCCCGGATGAGGTGGAGGGTCGCCTGCACGAGTACGGTATGAGTCTGCTGCAGGCTCACGACGCGTCGGGTCTGCGCGGCAAGGTGCTGCGCCGAGCGGTGGAGGCGGACGTGGACCTGCTGTCATGCGTGGCGTCGTTCGCGGTGGAGGTCGCGATCCTCGCCGAGCGGCGGGGTGCTCGCGCGTCGGGTGAGGACGTCATGACGCTCGTGCGTTCCTTGTTCGTGACGAAGGGTCCGGCCGTGCGGATGTGCACGGTGCACAAGGCCAAGGGGTTGGAGGCGCGGCGGGTGGCGCTGCTCGAAGCGGACGAGGTGATCGACGCGGGCCGCGCGGGTGAAGGTGAGGGGGACGCGGCGGTCGCGTTCGTGGCCCTGACCCGCGGGAAGGAACTGCTGTGGCTCGTCCACGGTTCGCAGGCGGAAGACTCCCTGCCGGACGCGGACGAGTAACGCAGACGAGTAGCGCAGACGACACGAAGCTGGGTGTGAGAACATCACCCGACCAGTCACCGCCTGACGGCGGCAGGAGGAGCGCATGATCAGAGCCAGAGTGGATGTCCGTGACCTGATGACCCTGCGCGCCGCGGCGTTGCAGGTGCAGGCAAGACGCGGCGCGCAGTTCGCGCCCCCCGAAGTCATACCCGCCTCTCCCTCACCCCGCCCCGTGAAGCCCGGCCCGGCCCCGGTCGAAACGGCACCCGTCACGCCAGCGGCACCGACCCGCCCAGCGGCGCCCCCACCCGTCGCACCTCCCCCTGTTGCGCCGCCCCCTGCACCGACGCCCGACGTTCATCCCGAGGACGCGGCGGGCGCATGGATGGACGCGGATGCGGGCGTGCCGGATGACCTGCTCGACCACCTGGCCGGACAGGGCGGATGGGAAGCGGAGCACGCGCCGGACCCGCAGGACTTCGGGGGGCGCACGGAGTCCCGCGCCGCACCGACACCGCCCGCTTCTTCAACACCGCCCGCTACCCTGACGCCGGAGGCTGCGGTCCCTTCTTCCACTGCCCCTTCTTCACCCGCCGCGCCGGAGGAGGATGCGTTCTCGCTGCCGGACTTCACGGAGGGCGCGCCGTCCGGTTCTGCGGTCAAGTCACCCTGGCTTTCGGGGAGCAGGTCAGTTACTCACCCGGACCGAGATCCACGCGGCGGCTCTGGCAGCCTGGAATGCTGCGGGCGTCACCGAGGTGAATAATCACGGGTTCACATCGGCACGTAGGCCGGTTCGGTTTTCGGAGGCGTTCCAGACGGTCGTGGCTCACTCACGCAGGGTAGCGGGGGACTTTCGCAGGAGATTTAGTGGAAGAGCTCGTCAGATCACAGCGCCGGTGTGCCGCCTGACCATTGATCCGTTGCTCGCTCTTCAACTCCTGATTCCTGAACTCACGTCAAGATAAGAGCCTGGCCCTTCGCGGCTGATCTGCCCTGTTTTCCGGGGGTGTCCGGTTCAGAGCAGGTCCCGGAGTGTGAGTCCCAGGCCCTGCGCCAGGACGTGCATGTTGTCCACCCCGACGTTGCGGCGGCCCACCTCCACCTGTGCGATGTATGACCAGGTGATTCCGCTCGCCTCGGACAGGTCTTCCAGGGTCATTCCCTTCTTTTGACGTTCTTCTCGGAGACGTCGCCCGAAGGTCAGCCGTGATTCTGTTGGCCCCTTGTTCGTTTTGGCCATGTGCTCAGCGTGGCGGCACGGCGTTCACTCGACCATTCACTTTAAGTCATATCAATTAAAGCCATGCTAGTCTGCTGTTGCCTGGGCCCGTGCCCATCCCCTGGCGTCCTGTCCTCCAGCAATGCAGGGGCCTCGCGTCTCCTCAGGGCGTCGGCAGCGCAGGCGTGCAACGCGCGGTGGCAAAGCAGAGGCAACCGTCCAGCAGAACATTCTCTCGTGCTCTCCAGGTGCAGAACATATGCTCAATCACTTCGGTTACATGCGGTCCGTCTTCAAGAACCCCAGCCATGGCGCCACCGGATTCCAGTCCAGTCTCCTGATGACCCGGCATGGCACCCAGTCCATGGTCCAGTACGCCCGGGAGTATGGTCACTGGCTGACACCGGCGCCGGTCATCGGTACGCAGTGGCGTCACACGTTTGTGGCAGATGGGTTCGCCGTGGCACCGGAGCGCCGGATCGGCAGAAAGACCGGACCGTGGGCCTCCGAGCATCAGACCTATGACAAGGGCTGGGTCAATGGCTACACGAACGCGGTCAGGCAGTCAGGTCAGGAACAGATAGGCTGGTGGTTTCA is drawn from Deinococcus seoulensis and contains these coding sequences:
- a CDS encoding UvrD-helicase domain-containing protein produces the protein MTGIAEPGALFGVGDIHAGVLGGVTFDPGAVVRSLRPGVDAEQVRVALGRFTPQQLNVIHHVVNSARNVMVVAKAGSGKSTVLRTVAQVLPGGLEVGAFALNRSIAQELRGALPRDVQVSTFHAFGRRLVEEHCPVQATFAEWKRLNIVKSVLKEAGVYSRGVAKSLMTLVRLSMVHIANSSEAVLALAAEQAFEFPDSLDVVGAVRTVQDRALADFRERGHFDYDDMLHLPLKLGYGFESLDVALVDEAQDFSRLQHRPVRHVVGRRGRVVFVGDDSQAIYGFSGADRGGLDRAAQVFDAVTLPLTVTFRCPASHVELASAFSDGIEAAPGAADGEVRRVTEEDLLGELRPGDLVMCRRNAPMLSLAMRAAQEGVPVEVLGHDIVKAMEGHVRRCFAYSFAPDEVEGRLHEYGMSLLQAHDASGLRGKVLRRAVEADVDLLSCVASFAVEVAILAERRGARASGEDVMTLVRSLFVTKGPAVRMCTVHKAKGLEARRVALLEADEVIDAGRAGEGEGDAAVAFVALTRGKELLWLVHGSQAEDSLPDADE
- a CDS encoding helix-turn-helix domain-containing protein codes for the protein MAKTNKGPTESRLTFGRRLREERQKKGMTLEDLSEASGITWSYIAQVEVGRRNVGVDNMHVLAQGLGLTLRDLL